The Deinococcus cellulosilyticus NBRC 106333 = KACC 11606 region AGCTTCGAGGGTTTTAAAGTGCTCAGGTCGGTCGGTCTGGTGTCTGGCGATGCGGTCTTGCATCTCCTCGTCGAAGGCCTGTGCAGTTGCAATGAAAGTGATTTCTCCTTCCTGCTCTGCAGCCAGCTTTTCAGCAAAGGCACTTTTCCCAGAGCGTGCCCCTCCAGAGATGAACACACTCCTGATGGAAGAGGCTGAAAAAGCAATATTTAAATGTTTCAATATCCATTCTCCATCATGTTTCAGCACTGTGAGGCTGGCAGGAGACAGTTCAAAACGCTGCAGATTCAGGGTCTGTCTCAGGATGGCCCGGATCACTCCCAGATGCGTCACCAGAATGGTGTTTCCTTCTGGAAGGTCTCTCAGCACTCCGGCAATGCGAGAAGCAAAGGCTTTGCCACTTTCCCCCTGTGGTGCTCCTGCAGCGGATTCCGGATTCTGCATGTCTTCCAGCCATTGCAAAGGAGCATTCCCGTGCTTCGCTTCCAGTTCTGCCCAGGTGTGACCAGCCATGATCCCAAAATCCATTTCTCGGAGATCAGGATGGATGACAGGGGAGAGGCCCAGAGCCCCACAGGTTTGCAGGGTTCGAAGGCTTGGAGAGCTCAAGACCACACTGTTTGAGGGCAGAAAGGGCTGCAGTTTTTGCACAGCACGCTTGCCCTGGGCACTTAAAGGTGAATCTGCAGCAGGGTAGCGTTTCAGATGGTTGTCTTCGGTGGTGCCGTGCCGGATCAGGTACAGGGTGCGGGTCATGCCTGTCCTCCAGAGACGATCACCCACAGGAGCAGAACAGCAATCTCGGTGCATTCGATGATGGCTCCGTACACGTCACCGTTGATGCCTCCTCCCAGCCTGCCTGCGGCGAAATGGGCCACCACCAGAGCAGAGATCAATCCTGCAAGCAGCATCCACCAGCCACCCGGGAACAGCAGAACAGGAAGGATCAAGATGAGGCCCATCTGCCACCAGCCTTCTCTTGATCTGGCCCCGAGAGATTCCTGTCTGGCGGCAGGGTAAAGGTTCATCGGGAGCAGAACTGCAAATCGGGCAATGGCTGGAATGAGGATCAGAGGAAGAAGTGCAGTCCAGCTGAAAGCATGCAGTTCGGTCAGGAGGCTCCATTTTAAAAGCAGGGAGATCACCGCAACCGCCAGACCAAAAGCCCCCACATGCACATCTTTCAGAATCTCCAGGCGTTTCGCGGGAGACTTCATGGCAAGCAAGGCGTCTCCGGCATCCACCAGCCCATCAAAGTGCAGCATTCCGGTGATCCACAGCCATGCAGTGAGGGCAAGGGCTCCACTGACCCCGGCAGGGAAGAGGTGACCGATCAGAACCACCAGGAACAGCACCAGACCGACTGCATAACCTGCGACTGGATAAAAGCCACTGGCCTTCTTGAATTCACCTTCTTTCACTTCCCCCACGTCTGGAAGGGGGAGGGTGGTGAGGAAGGTCAGGGCGAGGTGGGCATAGCGCAACATTGCCCTCCAGTCTAATCTGCTTTGATGGCCTGGATCAGTTCAGCGACCAGGGGGTTGGGAAAGCGCCTGCTCTGGGTGATGGCATAAAAATTCTCCTGCAGGTCCCGGATCTTGCAGCATTCCACCAGTGCTCCGGTGCGCAGTTCGTCCTGCACCACCACCGGGGGCACCAGGGTGACACCAGGGGTTTCACGGGCCAGCAGACGCAGCATGGCCATGTCATCCACCTCGGCCAGGATGGTGGGCCGGATGCCTGCCTGTTCCAGAATCAGGTCGAATTCTCGCCTGAGGTCGCTTTGCAGGCTGGGAAGCACAATGGGCACCGTGCGCAGGTCTTCTGGAAACTGGAACGGTTGGGCGTCTGGTGCGGGTTTGCGCACCAGACTGACCCGCTGCTGTGCCAGCAGGTGACTGTGCCAGAGGTTTTCGGCGTCTCTGGGAACCGGCATGTTGGAGAGCACGAGGTCCAGCGTGTGGGCATCCAGCTGGGAGAGGAGTTCACGCAGGGTCCCTGAGCGGACCACCAGTTCCAGATCGGTGCGGCCCATCACGGGCTTCAAAAAATCCAGCTGGAAGTTGCGTGACAGGGTGGCCACGGCCCCCACCCTGAGCACCTGTCTGTTGCTGGCCTGTCCAGACCTCAGCAGGTTTTGCAGTTCATCTCCGGTTTTGAAGATGGTCTCGGCGTAGTCCAGCACAATGCGGCCCACCTCGGTGAGGGTGAGTTTGCGGTTTTCCCGTTCAAAGAGGTTGTGACCGAGTTGCTCTTCAAGTTTGCGGAGCTGCACAGACAGGGCCGACTGGGAGAGGTGCAGTTTCTCGGCCGCACGGGTGAGGTTGCCCTCCTGGGCCACAGCCCAGAAGTA contains the following coding sequences:
- the cobU gene encoding bifunctional adenosylcobinamide kinase/adenosylcobinamide-phosphate guanylyltransferase, giving the protein MTRTLYLIRHGTTEDNHLKRYPAADSPLSAQGKRAVQKLQPFLPSNSVVLSSPSLRTLQTCGALGLSPVIHPDLREMDFGIMAGHTWAELEAKHGNAPLQWLEDMQNPESAAGAPQGESGKAFASRIAGVLRDLPEGNTILVTHLGVIRAILRQTLNLQRFELSPASLTVLKHDGEWILKHLNIAFSASSIRSVFISGGARSGKSAFAEKLAAEQEGEITFIATAQAFDEEMQDRIARHQTDRPEHFKTLEAPRELLEAVEKVYGPLLIDCLSLWVSNLMMQEMTEAAILERAQAICEVIQQRTSPTIVVSNEVGLGIVPVNKLARQYRDILGRVNQMFSQACQESYFCVAGQPIKVK
- a CDS encoding adenosylcobinamide-GDP ribazoletransferase, producing MLRYAHLALTFLTTLPLPDVGEVKEGEFKKASGFYPVAGYAVGLVLFLVVLIGHLFPAGVSGALALTAWLWITGMLHFDGLVDAGDALLAMKSPAKRLEILKDVHVGAFGLAVAVISLLLKWSLLTELHAFSWTALLPLILIPAIARFAVLLPMNLYPAARQESLGARSREGWWQMGLILILPVLLFPGGWWMLLAGLISALVVAHFAAGRLGGGINGDVYGAIIECTEIAVLLLWVIVSGGQA
- a CDS encoding LysR family transcriptional regulator, which produces MAFLNYHHLRYFWAVAQEGNLTRAAEKLHLSQSALSVQLRKLEEQLGHNLFERENRKLTLTEVGRIVLDYAETIFKTGDELQNLLRSGQASNRQVLRVGAVATLSRNFQLDFLKPVMGRTDLELVVRSGTLRELLSQLDAHTLDLVLSNMPVPRDAENLWHSHLLAQQRVSLVRKPAPDAQPFQFPEDLRTVPIVLPSLQSDLRREFDLILEQAGIRPTILAEVDDMAMLRLLARETPGVTLVPPVVVQDELRTGALVECCKIRDLQENFYAITQSRRFPNPLVAELIQAIKAD